The nucleotide window ataagtcactttcttttttaaaattataatttatttattaaatttttattatactcATATTTAATATGTATCGAaaagataaaatttaattttaataataacttAATAACATGagtcatttaattttttaatggAATAATATAGACGAAGGAAGATatattagaaaatattaaaaacaaaatGTATTACTGTAActgtattaattatatttttttaatttttgaaaaaatagaaataaatatcTTTATGAGATGGGAGAAATATTTTTTATCTACCATCATTAATAAagagttaaaattatatttatttatatgaatattaataattcaaactaaatttgatataattaaaagaattaaataaatttgaaaacaaaactaaaaaaaattgtaataagttgatttataatttcattttttcgTTTTTTATTAGATTATTTtacatcaataaaaaaaaattctatatcattatttattttgctagtttactaaataaataaaaaagaatttaaaaatggCTTTAATCAACATCATATCCACGGATGAACTATTAATAAATCTAAGCTACATTAATTTAGTACTTGATCTCaagccaaattaataaaatattcattCCATgaagataaatttatttttatttttacatggggaagaaaatataattaaaataataaattttatttaatattttttaaaatatcttttattatattattttattaaaaattaaataactcatattattaaattatttttaaaattaataaattttattttgcatATTAAATGAGAGGGAATtagaaaattaatatataaactaCTCCCTCTATCTCGTTTTAATAGCTTTTTAaagtttttatataaaaatttaaaaaataattaaataatattatttttataaaaaatattaataattaattaaaacatccttataatatcattaaaatataaaaaaataagaaaaaataaatatattaaggaCAATAATAGACaacaataaaattaaacaaataattaatactttatttagtttttaaattaataaataaagtgaaaaaaaaaatctctaaatCATGAAACGGAGGAATTActattttaaaaatgaaaattgtcaaatttaaaaaaaaaaaaaaaaaaaaaaggctttatCTTTGTGAAATGGCTATAATAACAAATCTAGCGTGAAGATTGAAGAGGTCCAACTCCAATCCAATCCAATCCAATCGCAGCACCCCATTTAACAATAAAGTGATACCCAatcaatcaaatcaaatcaaaccgaAATCCAAAAACGTAACCGGACCCAAAGCTTCAACTTCAATGTGGTTCGAATTCCAAATTTCTCTCTTTATGATACTTGAAATAAATCAAATATCCAAACTTGGCGTTGACCCACACCCATCTGGATCTCATCTTATCGGATCTTTACTCGTTCTTCTCCAACAAACCCACACCGGATCCTATCCTTTCCCATTCCCTTTTACAATCCAATTCTCACCTTCTCGGATCCTCTGATCGGACTCTTTGAAGTTGCAGCAACCAAAAAAAACGAAGCTTCTGCTGCATTTCGTGTGAGACCCACTTCTAATCATAATCCCTTTTTTACTGTTGCAAAagtatttttcttctagggttcataattgatcttcaatttaatttttgttcatttgatTGAGGTTTTTTATGGCCTGTTTTGAGATTAAAGATTCTTGTTTTTTCTGCGTAATTGATGAATGTAtggatattaaactttaaaatatCGATCTTGAAATTTATTTATGTGGGTTTTGAAGCTTTTGGGATCAACTATTTATTGAGGGTTTTGAGATGATCCATGTGTTTAATTTTAGTGTAGGCCTTCACTTGGGTGTTTGAAGAAGTTTGGATTTTGAATTTTCCATTATTTAGATTCTAGTTCCTGGTAAATTAACAGTTACGAAGGGTATTGAagcatattttcttttttatttttgaatttctttGTCTTGTGAATTttggatttttatttatttatttgaatggTAACAACCTATATTCTTTTCACATTTCAATCTCgaaactttttttttaaaattttttaaaactatttttcttcttcaatgtgcaaaaaaaatcataatagtctgccaaaatcatataaaaaaaatataagaaactTCAAATAGGCAAATAACAACCGATACCTTTCTATGAAATTCCTTTTCCTCAAAcaacaaattaaaaaatattaactttttcttCAATTATCTTTGGATTtctcttttttaattaaattttagttccataattttgactgtttaagaTATGACAAATTGTAGATCATTATTTGTTGGATTCAGTAAAAATCATTAGATCATTATTTGTcagattattttaaattatgatgaatttaaaatgCAAATTTGAACTATACTTATTCATAACATGATTCATAATTTCTTTTATCCCCTTCTTCAGAAGAAACttaaattatgttttcatttGCTTATGTGATATGCAGACTGGCTGATTCAACCTTATGCAATGGAAGTCTCAAATGAATCAGCTATTAAGAAACCGAAAAGGTTAACCTCTGTGGTGTGGAATCACTTTGAAAGGGTTAGGAAGGCTGACATATGTTATGCTGTTTGTGTACATTGTAACAAGAGGCTAAGTGGGTCAAGTAATAGTGGAACTACGCATCTGAGAAATCACTTGATGCGATGCTTGAAAAGATCTAATTGTGATGTGTCACAACTACTTGCAGCAAAGAGAAGGAAAAAGGAAACTACCCTTAGCCTTCCAAATGTCAATTATGATGAAGGACAAAGAAAAGATGAATATATTAAGCCCACAGTTATAAAGTATGACCAGGAGCAGAGAAAAGATGAAGTTATTAGTCTTGGAAGTAGTAGGTTTGATCAAGAGCGGAGTCAGCTTGATCTTGCCCGCATGATTATATTACATGGTTATCCATTGTCTATGGTTGAGCATGTTGGATTCAAAATATTTGTCAAAAATCTCCAGCCTTTGTTTGAGTTTTTGCCAAATACCTCCATAGAACTCTCCTGCGTGGAAATTTatgggaaagagaaagagaaagtgtATGAAATGATAAATAGATTGCAGGGCAGAATTAACCTCTCCATTGAAATGTGGTCTTCTCCAGAAAACACAGAGTACTTGTGTTTGACAGCACATTATATTGATGAGGATTGGAAATTACAGAAGAAGATTCTAAATTTTGTGACACTGGATCCTTCTCATACAGAAGATATGCTTTCAGAAGTTATTATTAAGTGTCTTATGGAGTGGGACATTGAATGCAAGTTGTTTGCCATGACATTTGATGACTGTTCCATCGATGATGATATTGTCCTCAGAATTAAGGACCGAATCTCTCAAAACAGACCCCTTTTGAGTAATGGCCAGTTATTTGATGTACGTTCTGCTGCACATGTTCTTAATTGCATTGTTCAAGATGCCATGGAAGCACTCCGTGAAGTGACCCAAAAGATTCGAGGAAGTGTCAGATATGTTAAAAGTTCACAGGCAACACATGGGAAGTTCAACGAGATATCCCAGCAAGTTGGAATCAGCAGTCAGAAGGCCTTAGTTCTTGATTCTCCAATTCACTGGAACACAACATATTTCATGCTTGAAACAGCATTGGAATACAAGAGTGCATTTTCTCTGTTGCAAGAGCATGACCCAGCCTATTCATCAGCTTTAACCGATGCAGAGTGGGAATGGTCAAGTTCTATCACTAGTTATTTGAAACTTTTTGTTGAAATCACCAATGTCTTTTCTGGTAACAAATGTATGACAGCAAATATATATTTTCCTGAGATTTGTGATGTTCACATCCAATTAATTGAATGGTGCAAGAGCACAAATGATTTCCTTAGCTCCATAGCATTGAAGATGAAAGCTAAGTTTGATAAATATTGGAGCAAGTGTAGTTTGGCTTTGGCAGTAGCAGCTATCTTAGATCCCCGATTCAAGATGAAGTTGGTGGAATACTACTATTCTCAGATATATGGTAGTACTGCCCTGGATCGAATCAAGGAAGTTTCTGATGGTATTAAAGAACTTTTTAATGCATACTCTATCTGTTCAACATTGGTTGATCAAGGTTCAGCTTTGCCTGGCAACAGTTTACCTAGTACCAGCAGTGACAGTAGAGATAGATTAAAGGGCTTTGACAAGTTCCTGCACGAGACTTCTCAAACGCAGAGTGTAGCATCTGATTTGGACAAATATTTAGAGGAACCTGTCTTTCCTCGTAATTGTGATTTTAACATACTAAACTGGTGGAAAGTCCACAGACCAAGGTACCCTATCTTGGCCATGATGGCACGTGATGTTTTGGGGACTCCCATGTCTACTGTTGCACCAGAGTTGGCGTTTAGCATTGGAGGTAGGGTGCTTGATAGTCATCGAAGTTCACTGAATCCAGACACTCGACAGGCTCTGATATGTGCACGGGATTGGTTGCGAGGGGAACCAGAAGgtatttttagatttttttttttatttcataattGATATCTGTTTGATCAAGAATTAACACAACTAATTTTTGGACTTCTTTTTATTTTGTCAGAGCACAACCCGTCCTCTGCTCTAGCTCTGTATCTTGAAGCAAGTTAATTTTTCCATGGTATGTTTTCCTTACTTGTGTTGCTAATTATCTTTACCCCCATCTGCTTATTTTTTTGATTTGATGGTTGTGTCATCCAAGGTTGATGGATCTCTTGTCGGCTATATGATGGTGTCTCATTGTTCAACATTTGGGCATCCTTCTGAATTTGTTTCTTCTTTGTCCATATTTCAGCAAGACTGCATTGCTATTCAAGTAGAGTTGCTTCGTCAAAGAAGCTTAAATGCACAGGTTGGGGGGGTGGGGGGGATTACTGAATGTTTACATTGATGCCTTGGATTGAAGAAACCAACATTTTCACTGTTGATAATGATGGTATCCTCTTCTGCACTTTACTGGATATGGACACATCTGTTGGGCAGATCTCAGGTTCTTGATATAATATCTAGTTGGAACTGAAGTTAAATATAGGCCTGCGTTGCTGTAATTGGCTTCTcaaacttttttatttttaacagtTATTGTCTCTTACTAAGTTTTTGCTCGCCACAAGCTTCCTAATATAATTAATGTCAATAGTTGGAATGCACATGGAATTTGAATTCTGATTTCTTTAGTTTAAACTTTGGAATTGGATGGGATGGGATGTTATGTCCTATTCCTATAGACTATAGTTAGTGATCATTATTGTTTGGACAAATTTCCTCATAAACAGCAAATGTTTCTGAACAAAGTTTTCACGGCTTGATTGCATTTTGCAATAATCTGTTCATAGGAAATTTTAACTTTGATGAATCATGCATCATGTAAAGCTGTTATTAATTTTGTACTATTAACTATTTGTTTCCAAGGAAAGAATTTAATTATCACacgattatatattttttttgtatgattttattttttttaaatgatttttttaaaacatattaaaaataattaaattcttttacttTTTAGTTtcctttgaaataaattattatttgtaagaaatgaatttaattgaatttgcaaGCAATCAtgattgattttcttttttcttttaaaatgatttttttttttaagttaaaaagaatTTGACAGTTTGAGAAccgataaaaaaaagaaattaattaaattaaattattataaaattttaatttttcaaataagaaaATTATGTTCTTATTTTTTAGATGTTCTTACTTAACTATTAGGTACATATGTGTCTGTATGAAAAGTAGTTGTAATAGTTTCAGCTCTCCTTCTATAGAAAGATAGCTTTTGTTTCATTTGTAGCAAGACTTACCAAGAAATAATATTCCAGCTTCTTTATCTTATGGCTTTCTAAATTTCTCCCCCTTTCTTGGAAGTTAAAAATTTTATCTTATTCATATAATTCTTTACTAAGGCACGGTATGTTCTACACTTGTCACTGACTTACAAGAAATAATATTCCAGCTTCTTTATCTTATGGCTTTCTAAATTTTTCCCCCTCTTTTGAAAGTTAAAAATTTTATCTTATTCATATAATTCTTTACTAAGGCACGGTATGTTCTACACTTGTTACTTTTAACAGATCTTGTATAAGAAAAAATACTATATCATTGATCTACTTCTGTGATCCTTCAAatctatttttatataataatacaaAAGGGCAAACTCTTGATATTTGTTTGGCCATAGTAGCATTTTATATCTCGGTATCATATgagtattattatatttaaatcagATTTGGAGGACTCCGACCAGTCATGGTATAGTTGGACAATAATTTTGAAACTCAACTGTTTATACGGAAAAATCAAAAGAAGAACTGAATCTATAGTTAAAATTactcttaaaaattaaaaattaaaaaattagtcaaAATACGTGAAATTCAATCAGAAGTCGGTCTATCCAATCATATAATTAAGTCATAGGTTAatcgaggttttttttttttttttttaatgcagcTATACATTTCATATAATTAAGTCATTGGTTAGTGATAAATGACAACCTTTTGctaagaaaaatataaaataaaatatccttattttataatttttgtcaTTCAGAATGTAAcagtaaatatatatttattatatgtaTTTTTGAATAATCAATTTTAAGAAATGACTGtccattaaaaattaagaaatattaattagaatttaaaagcAAATTAAACAAGTTAATTAAAATGATATACTTTTGATATAAAAGtagatatattaaatttaatttataaataattaaatatattagcaTTAAATTTAAcattaacttaatattattatcaaattattataattattagttATGTAAcatcaatttaatatttattaaatagtaTATTCATTTGactcaattcaattttaaatttgatttttttatttattttcaataattttcaGAGTGGACTGGATTACAATCTTTGATTGGACCTCAGCAAGAAAGAGCATAAGGAGGAGCCTCTTCAAGTAATTGGATagaaaatgaataatttgcacatgtcttttatcattaatttagtaatctcattaaatttaaaattataaattttaatatgagtatattttaaacttataattttatttaaaatataatttcaaaATCAATGTTTGGCACACTTTTCTAGAGAGATCCTTAGGGGAATCAAAAAGCATACAgattacattaaaataaataaatatgatagTCACGTTGCACATTCAATTTCAAATTTACTAAATTTTGAGCAAAATGGTTTCATCAAATTTCACGTTTAAACCGAATAATGAACTATGTCAATTTAACActgaattttcttttaaaaaaataaaattttatgaaaatacaatttaattaaattttcttttttttattaattattatatttgaaAACTAGTTAGGTAGGCACATGACTTATACCTAACTAAGTCATATATAAAGACAAATAACTTATCTAACTGAAATTAATTATATAGATATATATCTTTCCAGCTTCAGGAGGACAGTTTACTGTCAATTCACATGGGGTTCTGATGGCTTCTGTCACAGGCTATATACTGTGAAGCTTGTGAGAGTATAGTCTTTGGGCTTAATTTTGGATTTTATGGGCATCCTTTGGTTCTGTTATGTCTAGAAGGAATTCTAACTAAGACTTAAATTATTACTGTAATAATCTGAGTCATCAGAATCGATGTCTTTGCCATACAAATTCTTCTTCTAGGAGCTTCTAGGCTCATCGAAGGGTTTGGTTTCAGTGTTCATATCCTGTGAATCTTGTCATATCTCTGAACTATAGTTTGGACTTCTTCAGGCTTTACTTTTGGACCTATAGAAGTTGATTCCAAAATTTGAGCCTTTGGTCTGAAGTGATTGAGCTCATGGAGATAAGCTATAATTTTCTTTCTAAGGACAATGAAGGGATCTCTTATGGTGACAGACTTGAAATATACTGAATTTTGAGTCCAGAGCATCCCTTCAGGATTTCTGAAGAAAGGACGATGCAGAATGAACAGTGAGCAGAATTTCTTACCATCATCTGATGATCTATGCCATAGACCACAGTGATTGATGATCTTTTTTAAGTTATTGCAACATTGAGGGATTGGCTTGAACCATTCAAGAAAATTCCAGATTATTTTTTTCTGGTTGTCATTTAAGAAATAGTACATAGGAATGGTGGGAACTTTGAAACTAATGGCATAGAGAGTCATCATACACCATAAGAATCATTTTTCTTAAAACAGCAGGTCATCTGAGGGACTAAAACAGAAAACTATGAGAAATAGAGCATCAAGATAGAACTGAGTCTAGCTGTCTTTATATTGTCTGAGGACATTGGATAAGTTTTGAAAATGAAAGAGATGGTTGTTTACAAATTCAATCATTTGGGACAGGGTTATTGTTGATGTGCATTCAGGTGGAAATGTTTCTATTATAGGGATGAGAAATTGTGGTATTTGAGTTTTAGAGGAGCTGGAGGAGTTCGCCATAAAGATGAGAGGAATTGTTTGAAGAGAAGTAAGAAGTTGGATAGAAGGTGGTCAGGTGAGGAGATCAAGAATCAAGTTGAGGTCTCCTTTTATATGCGGACAGTAAATTCATATTTGGAAAAACAATTTTTTAATCTTAAGAGATATGATTCAGGAAGGcttttatttttaaagtttagTACCCTGGGAAAGGATGAGTTATCCATAATGATCAAGAAACAATGCCCTATAAGATggaattcaaattttttttatacaattTTTATTGCTAGCATTTATTTATAGACTTTATGGTAATATTTTTCAGAGTCTTTGAACTATCCGCTAGCATGACCACAGATAtatcattttccttttatttctttGAGAAGAACAGCTCCTTAATATTCATTACTAGCATCAATCTGTAAAATCCTTTTTCCTGTGCCAGGGATCTTTAAGGGGGGTGGATTCTGTGTGatcttctttaatttttgtaCAGTTGTCATTTGTGCAGTGCTCCAAGGAGGGGCCTGTTTTTTCAACATCTTTGACAAGAGGGAAGTGTATATAGACACATGTAGAATAAAGTCTATCAGATAGTTAACAATTTCAAGAAACTGTTGGATTTATTTGGTAGTCAGATCCTTATTTGGAAACTTTAATAACTCCTGAGCAATGTAGGGTCCAGGATGGTATTTTCTATTTTCAAATTGCATTCCTAGAAATTCAATATTGGTCTGAGCCAAATAACTCTTTTTCTCAGACAACATGATCCCATACTTATGGACTAAAGCTTGGAACTAGGCCAGAAATTTCTTATTGGCTGAGATATCTTTTGAGAATAATAGGATGTCATCAATGTAGACTAAGGCACTATATAAGATGGATTCAAAAATCTGAATCATTGCCTTGTAAAACAAGGATGGAGCCACATTAAGCCCAAATGGCATAACAGTCCACTGGTACTAGGAATTTGGAATGCAAAAAGTTGTTTTGTATTGATCTTTTGGGTTATTACCCAATTGCCAAAATCCTGCTTTAAGGTCAAACTTTGAAAATATGTGAGCCTCCTGGAGATGAGTGAACAGAGAGTTAATTTTGGGTAGAGGAAATTTGTCATCTCTCAAAAAATGATTTAAAGGCTTATAATTAATCATGAGCCTTTTCTTTCCTTTGAGTTTTTCTTATCTTTTTTATATGTAGAAGGCTTGGCACACCCATGCTAAGTTTTGTGGGTTCAATGAGGCCTTATTGAAGGAGTTGCTAGTATTCTTGTTGGCCGAAGAGATATCTGAAGGAGTCATTCTAGGATGAGTTGCCTTTGTGGGATTAATGTCTTCATTAAGCTTAAAGGAAATCTTAATAAAGAACTTTTCATTTTTCCATAATGATGTAGGATGAGAAAAATTTGCATGAGAGTCCGCACAAGAAGGCATTAGAAGATCCCTATACTTTTGAAAGTCTGGAGGAGCTTTTGAGAGTGAGAACATTTTCTGAATTGTGGCAAAAGGTTTAAAAAAaccttttatattttatctcagtgGGTAAAATTTGAAGCTTTTGAGCTTGTTGATATACATCAAAACCGATCAATAAGTCTTTATCAGGAAGGTCTGTGCCAATCACCTTTGTCCAGATAATACAGTTAGGGAAAAACTGTATTCCAATGGGTTTCTTTGTAATAAGATTAGTTCTGAATACCTTTATATCTGTTGCACGAAAGTATTTAGAATGAAGAATCCAAGCTTTTTTTAGGAAGAACTACAGGATTCATCATGCTCTTATGAGCGCCGGTATTAATAAATCCAATGGCAGAAACAGGTCACTCATATTTTGATGGGAGAACATGAATCTGGACTAAAGAAATTGGAATAGCTGGTTAAGCTGAAGAGCATAAAGAAGCAGCATGAATATTTATAAATTCTATACCAGAGACGTCTATATCAGTATTGTTGGATGATGTAGATTCTGATTCAGCAATCTCAAGAGCAAAGATAGTTTCTTTGTCAGCTTCATCTTGCTCTGAGAATAAGGATTCAATATCTGCATCTTCCATATCCAAATGAGTACTCTAATAGATTTATTGGATCATTtttgctgtttttttttttttttttttgaggataTTCTTTAGAGAAATGACCTTTCTTTCCATAGATAAAACATCTGCTTGATTTTGTTTTGCCTCGAATGGGTTTCTTCCCAAAGAATTGAAAAGCTCTCTTTTTGGGGCCTTTCTCTAACTTATGCATATACTTCTTCTGATGAAATTTCTTCTTGTTTTTGCAAGCATAGGCTTTTTCTTTACATTTAATCTGAAGATGGGACTTTTTGCTGGCTTTCTGTAAAGACTTGGTcttgtttataatttttttgaacAACTTTCTATGCTCACATAGTTTCTCAAGAGTGGACAGGGGTCATCTAGTGAATCTCTCCAATAGAGATTTGTGTTAATTCCCTACCAGCTTGAATCGTTCGATACAAATTAGACTGTATCTATTCAAGGAGAAAGGCAATATGCATGCTTTTGTGATTAACATCATGCAGTCAACCGAGCCTATAAAAGAGCTAGGACATTCACTAGTAGTGGAACTCAAGATCTTTCCTTTTCAAGGAACAACacttcattttaaaaaaaatcttgcCTCTTCTGTTGTTCTGCTAGGTCTATGTTTTCAAAAGAACTCTAAATGGATAGTTTCTAGGAAGGTTTGAGTGTCTGGCATTTGGTAAAATTAAAGCTATTTGTATTGTCCCAAGAAAGGGAGCCAATCTCGGAGTGATCCAGTCATTCTAGCATTAAATTCTTGAAGAATTATCGATAATTGAGCATCAGGCTTGGTTAGCTGCAAATCAATCCAGACTCAAATTCAAGCATTCTTTTTCTCCATTTTGATAGAGGAACATCATTAAGTGTAAACCATGGTCCACCAGTTGAACGAGTATAAGATCTTACTTGTGAAGTCTGGCCAAGATATGTTTCTTCTTTTATAGTTTCTTGAGGGATTTCATTTGCATTAGACTCAGTGGAAGTAGCCATGACAAGATTAGTAATATCTATCAGGTTTGTTTCAGGCTCAAAATCAGAATATTCTTCCTTTGAAGATTCATAAAATTCTTATGTCTAAGATTGTGGTATTTGAATAGTCATTTAAGGAGATGGGTCTTGAGGATATATAGGTTTTATTTTTGTGGTCTTTTGGAAAAGGCTTTTATTCCTCCATTGATTCAGATGAAGAAATGTTTTTTGATGGTTGGGATTGTGATTGAAAAGGATTAAAAGATGATTATTTAGGTGTGGAAGTTTCCTAGGATAGTTTAGGAGAAGTATTAAAAATAGAGGGTCCAAAAGTCATGGATGATTTAGGGAAAATAGATTGTCAACAGGTGTATGGGTTTATTTGTGATAAGCTAGGTCTGCTTCTATTTGAGTAATATGAGATTTCAATATTTTGATTTCTAACTCTTTTTGTATAAAGTCTTGTCCAAATCTTTTTTTATAAATCATGTCAAGCTGACTAATCTGAGATTGGGATTCACATACAATTGATGAACTTGAGTTGACAAAGTATCAACCTTAATTTTTGTTAACCGAGTTTGACTAACTACCAAGTCAATCTTTGAGTCAATCTTCTCAAAGAAATTTTTTTGAGCTTTGGCATTTAAAGTCTGCCAATTCAAAACTTcttcttttataataatatttaaaatttttatatttttatttgaaataaaatagaatttcaATATTGtatggaattattaaatttttaaaat belongs to Hevea brasiliensis isolate MT/VB/25A 57/8 chromosome 4, ASM3005281v1, whole genome shotgun sequence and includes:
- the LOC110642956 gene encoding zinc finger BED domain-containing protein RICESLEEPER 1 isoform X1, whose protein sequence is MACFEIKDSCFFCVIDEYWLIQPYAMEVSNESAIKKPKRLTSVVWNHFERVRKADICYAVCVHCNKRLSGSSNSGTTHLRNHLMRCLKRSNCDVSQLLAAKRRKKETTLSLPNVNYDEGQRKDEYIKPTVIKYDQEQRKDEVISLGSSRFDQERSQLDLARMIILHGYPLSMVEHVGFKIFVKNLQPLFEFLPNTSIELSCVEIYGKEKEKVYEMINRLQGRINLSIEMWSSPENTEYLCLTAHYIDEDWKLQKKILNFVTLDPSHTEDMLSEVIIKCLMEWDIECKLFAMTFDDCSIDDDIVLRIKDRISQNRPLLSNGQLFDVRSAAHVLNCIVQDAMEALREVTQKIRGSVRYVKSSQATHGKFNEISQQVGISSQKALVLDSPIHWNTTYFMLETALEYKSAFSLLQEHDPAYSSALTDAEWEWSSSITSYLKLFVEITNVFSGNKCMTANIYFPEICDVHIQLIEWCKSTNDFLSSIALKMKAKFDKYWSKCSLALAVAAILDPRFKMKLVEYYYSQIYGSTALDRIKEVSDGIKELFNAYSICSTLVDQGSALPGNSLPSTSSDSRDRLKGFDKFLHETSQTQSVASDLDKYLEEPVFPRNCDFNILNWWKVHRPRYPILAMMARDVLGTPMSTVAPELAFSIGGRVLDSHRSSLNPDTRQALICARDWLRGEPEEHNPSSALALYLEAS
- the LOC110642956 gene encoding zinc finger BED domain-containing protein RICESLEEPER 1 isoform X2, encoding MEVSNESAIKKPKRLTSVVWNHFERVRKADICYAVCVHCNKRLSGSSNSGTTHLRNHLMRCLKRSNCDVSQLLAAKRRKKETTLSLPNVNYDEGQRKDEYIKPTVIKYDQEQRKDEVISLGSSRFDQERSQLDLARMIILHGYPLSMVEHVGFKIFVKNLQPLFEFLPNTSIELSCVEIYGKEKEKVYEMINRLQGRINLSIEMWSSPENTEYLCLTAHYIDEDWKLQKKILNFVTLDPSHTEDMLSEVIIKCLMEWDIECKLFAMTFDDCSIDDDIVLRIKDRISQNRPLLSNGQLFDVRSAAHVLNCIVQDAMEALREVTQKIRGSVRYVKSSQATHGKFNEISQQVGISSQKALVLDSPIHWNTTYFMLETALEYKSAFSLLQEHDPAYSSALTDAEWEWSSSITSYLKLFVEITNVFSGNKCMTANIYFPEICDVHIQLIEWCKSTNDFLSSIALKMKAKFDKYWSKCSLALAVAAILDPRFKMKLVEYYYSQIYGSTALDRIKEVSDGIKELFNAYSICSTLVDQGSALPGNSLPSTSSDSRDRLKGFDKFLHETSQTQSVASDLDKYLEEPVFPRNCDFNILNWWKVHRPRYPILAMMARDVLGTPMSTVAPELAFSIGGRVLDSHRSSLNPDTRQALICARDWLRGEPEEHNPSSALALYLEAS